The Thunnus thynnus chromosome 22, fThuThy2.1, whole genome shotgun sequence genome includes a window with the following:
- the LOC137175005 gene encoding low affinity immunoglobulin gamma Fc region receptor III-A-like: MYLSVCLVLLLHILTWVFTRLFCLLTLSLSQQQVRMEVTALSLLLLMSPWDSGQAQVSVTVHPERSQFFKYDSFSVSCEEEEMTEWRVMKRMEDGEVHPCPLSCSVIAAFPATDSGVYWCETGVGASSSAINITVTAGSVILESPVYPVMEGDNVTLNCRHRVSCDRPINFYKDGYLIQNSTTGNMTVHNVTKSDEGLYKCDVCGFEESPQSWLTVRAPSEGQDPPAPLLPVFTLVRHLVVGTPYLLSTIILGLIYRDRARARHANKARRKCNDVIMEMAA, encoded by the exons AtgtatctatctgtctgtctagtTCTGCTTCTGCACATCCTGACTTGGGTCTTCACTCGTCTTTTCTGtcttctcactctctctctcagtcagcAGCAGGTCAGGATGGAAGTAacagctctctctctgcttctct TGATGAGTCCTTGGGATTCTGGTCAAGCACAAG TCTCTGTGACGGTCCACCCTGAAAGGTCACAGTTCTTTAAGTATGACAGTTTTTCCGTGAGCTGCGAGGAGGAAGAAATGACTGAATGGAgggtgatgaagaggatggaGGATGGGGAG GTGCATCCATGTCCATTGTCCTGCTCCGTCATTGCTGCCTTCCCTGCCACAGATAGCGGAGTGTACTGGTGTGAAACTGGAGTGGGAGCAAGCAGCAGTGCCATCAACATCACTGTCACTG CTGGTTCTGTGATACTGGAGAGTCCTGTTTAtcctgtgatggagggagacaATGTGACTCTGAACTGCAGACACAGAGTTTCCTGTGACCGCCCCATTAATTTCTATAAAGATGGCTACCTCATCCAGAACAGCACGACTGGAAACATGACCGTCCATAATGTCACCAAATCTGATGAGGGACTCTACAAGTGTGATGTCTGCGGATTTGAAGAATCACCACAGAGCTGGCTGACTGTCAGAG CGCCATCTGAAGGCCAGGATCCTCCAGCGCCCCTGTTGCCTGTCTTCACACTGGTGCGCCACCTGGTTGTAGGAACTCCTTACCTGCTGTCCACCATCATACTGGGACTCATATACAGAGACAGAGCAAGAG CGCGGCATGCCAATAAAGCAAGGCGAAAATGTAATGATGTCATAATGGAAATGGCTGCATGA
- the LOC137175000 gene encoding zinc finger protein 782-like isoform X1 has protein sequence MEENQNPEHRTDNPVKGEESGSASATTDKQGIDDCGSHSNNAVGGNNAPRRWLPPNIKQEKEEEEQSISQRGDLLDFIDQDHYRSRMENQKPIKREESGSPSATSDKQKQTGREGLKHHCCQHCDKAFTTSQYLKIHQKVHTGEKRPSCDQCGKTFTTDGHLKIHQRIHTGKKPYSCEQCGKTFTTDTNLKIHQRTHTGEKPYWCEQCGKTFSQDSTLKRHQRIHTGEKPYWCEQCGKTFTDDSTLKRHQRIHTGEKPYKCEQCGKTFSQDSNLKIHQRIHTGEKPHWCEQCGKTFTHVSTLKSHQRTHTGEKPYWCEQCGKTFTDDSNLRNHQRVHTGEKPYWCDQCGKTFTQDGNLKKHQRTHTGEKPYKCEQCGKTFTQASSLKTHQRSHSFCRVVVSQEVPYR, from the exons ATGGAGGAGAATCAGAACCCGGAGCACCGCACCGACAACCCCGTTAAAGGGGAAGAATCAGGCTCAGCCTCTGCTACCACCGATAAACAG gGGATAGATGACTGTGGTTCACATTCAAACAATGCAGTAGGTGGCAATAATGCACCTCGACGCTGGTTGCCACCcaacataaaacaggaaaaagaagaagaagaacagtccATCAGTCAGAGAGGAGACCTGCTGGATTTCATCGACCAGGACCACTACAGGAGCAGAATGGAGAACCAGAAACCCATTAAAAGGGAAGAATCAGGCTCGCCTTCTGCTACCAGCGATAAACAG aaacaaacagGACGAGAGGGACTCAAACATCACTGCTGTCAGCACTGTGACAAAGCCTTCACGACGTCACAATATTTAAAGATTCATCAGAAagttcacacaggagagaaacgtCCAAGCTGTGACCagtgtgggaaaactttcactacaGACGGTCATTTGAAaatccaccaacgcattcacactggaaaGAAACCGTACAgctgtgagcaatgtgggaaaactttcactacaGACACTAatctaaaaatccaccaacggacacacactggagagaagccgtactggtgtgaacaatgtgggaaaactttctcTCAAGACAGTACTCTAAAAAGGCACCAACGCATTCatactggagagaagccgtactggtgtgaacaatgtgggaaaactttcactgaTGACAGTACTCTGAAAAggcaccaacgcattcacactggagagaagccctACAAGTGtgaacaatgtgggaaaactttctcTCAAGACAGTAATTTAAAaatccaccaacgcattcacactggagagaagccgcactggtgtgaacaatgtgggaaaacCTTCACTCATGTCAGTACTCTTAAAAGCCAccaacgcacacacactggagagaagccatactggtgtgagcaatgtgggaaaactttcaccgATGACAGTAATCTAAGAAACCACCAACGCGTTCATACTGGAGAGAAGCCATACtggtgtgaccaatgtgggaaaactttcactcaaGATGGTAATCTAAAAAAACACCAACGAACTCACACCGGAGAGAAACCGTACAagtgtgagcaatgtgggaaaactttcactcagGCTAGTTCCCTAAAAACCCACCAACGCAGTCACTCATTCTGTAGGGTGGTAGTTTCCCAAGAAGTGCCTTATAGATAA
- the LOC137175000 gene encoding zinc finger protein 782-like isoform X2, which produces MEENQNPEHRTDNPVKGEESGSASATTDKQKQTGREGLKHHCCQHCDKAFTTSQYLKIHQKVHTGEKRPSCDQCGKTFTTDGHLKIHQRIHTGKKPYSCEQCGKTFTTDTNLKIHQRTHTGEKPYWCEQCGKTFSQDSTLKRHQRIHTGEKPYWCEQCGKTFTDDSTLKRHQRIHTGEKPYKCEQCGKTFSQDSNLKIHQRIHTGEKPHWCEQCGKTFTHVSTLKSHQRTHTGEKPYWCEQCGKTFTDDSNLRNHQRVHTGEKPYWCDQCGKTFTQDGNLKKHQRTHTGEKPYKCEQCGKTFTQASSLKTHQRSHSFCRVVVSQEVPYR; this is translated from the exons ATGGAGGAGAATCAGAACCCGGAGCACCGCACCGACAACCCCGTTAAAGGGGAAGAATCAGGCTCAGCCTCTGCTACCACCGATAAACAG aaacaaacagGACGAGAGGGACTCAAACATCACTGCTGTCAGCACTGTGACAAAGCCTTCACGACGTCACAATATTTAAAGATTCATCAGAAagttcacacaggagagaaacgtCCAAGCTGTGACCagtgtgggaaaactttcactacaGACGGTCATTTGAAaatccaccaacgcattcacactggaaaGAAACCGTACAgctgtgagcaatgtgggaaaactttcactacaGACACTAatctaaaaatccaccaacggacacacactggagagaagccgtactggtgtgaacaatgtgggaaaactttctcTCAAGACAGTACTCTAAAAAGGCACCAACGCATTCatactggagagaagccgtactggtgtgaacaatgtgggaaaactttcactgaTGACAGTACTCTGAAAAggcaccaacgcattcacactggagagaagccctACAAGTGtgaacaatgtgggaaaactttctcTCAAGACAGTAATTTAAAaatccaccaacgcattcacactggagagaagccgcactggtgtgaacaatgtgggaaaacCTTCACTCATGTCAGTACTCTTAAAAGCCAccaacgcacacacactggagagaagccatactggtgtgagcaatgtgggaaaactttcaccgATGACAGTAATCTAAGAAACCACCAACGCGTTCATACTGGAGAGAAGCCATACtggtgtgaccaatgtgggaaaactttcactcaaGATGGTAATCTAAAAAAACACCAACGAACTCACACCGGAGAGAAACCGTACAagtgtgagcaatgtgggaaaactttcactcagGCTAGTTCCCTAAAAACCCACCAACGCAGTCACTCATTCTGTAGGGTGGTAGTTTCCCAAGAAGTGCCTTATAGATAA